The following DNA comes from Astatotilapia calliptera chromosome 6, fAstCal1.2, whole genome shotgun sequence.
AAGTATTTggggtaaaaatagtaacagtgaTTTTTATCGTTGATCAAACAGTTTCCATGTCCTTTGCAAAATCAGCAGTCTTCATTTCAgccatttgaaaaaaaattttttgttttttgtgaatgCCGGTTTTCTGACTGATGAATGATCGTGATGTACATCCAATCGTGTCAAAGACCTCTTAACAGCACAAGCTGTACTgtttagttggttttttttaatgacttgtGATCTCAAAAAGGGAGAACGGTCCAGTTTTGTGCTATAATGGAAAGTGTATCTGTCAAATGTACCAAATAAACACAACATGGTCGTGCAGTtgttagcactgtcacctcatAGCAAAAAGGTCCTCCATGCTGCCATTCGGTgtggtatttgtgtgtgttctgtCCAGGTACTTCCAGGGAGTGTTTATAACATTAGCAGGAGCAGTGAAGGCAGCCTGGAGATGGTGGAGAAGATGACCTCAAACAGAAACTTGGTCAAAGATTTAATCTAGTGTGGTCTGCGGTGCTGATCTGATCACAtacccaaaccatctcagctggctcctttgaatgcagcagagcagcagctgtgctATGTTacagttcatgttcagtttaaacTTGAGCAGGCAGTCAAGGATCTCCACTTGAGCAGAAGCACAAACACCTGCAGCTATGTACAAACCAGGGGTGTCTCCACGGCACATGTAATAAAGTATTTATTACATGTTTTCGCAACGTTTAAAGTGCTGCCAGCGTCTTTAATGCAATACTGCAAAAGAACACAAATCTCATGCTCTACTGGGAATCAAAATCAGCCATACAACTGAGCAGGAGCTGGTCTGAGATCTCTTCACTCTTCTCTTCAAAATCGTCTAGACTCTCCAAATAGTCCTGATCATCCCGTTCATCTCCCCACACATCAgatttctcctcctctgtgtgagTTGTGCTCTGTGGGCCCATGGGTTTATGTTCCTGGCTGCTTTCAATGTTGCCAGCATCGTCCATGAGGTACACCTGGTCCTCCTCATCCTGTAAGAAACAGAAGACGTGATTACCGACTGATGCATGTTaaagctaaaacactgttaaaataaattaactaacCAGCGTCAAGACGTAGCTGATACAGATCTCTTGTGGCAGTGGGTAACCTGTAACAGGGACATGATGTTACCTCACAGTCAGATCATGTTTCCTTGAATTATTTCAACTACAAGTCAGTATGGCAGCTCTTTCGGATCGTGACATACTCGAGGACCTGAAGTTCCTGCATTCAGGATCGTGGCACTTCTGGTACCACACATCCTCTTTCAGATCCACAACGATCCTGCAGAGGGTGACAGAGCCAAATCAGAAAGCGTAAGAACACTCGACCATCTTCAGAAGATGAAGGAAACAAACTGCACTCACATGATGTTGTTGCTTTTGTGAAACCGCCCCACATTTTCACACCAGCGGTATTTGGCGATGTCATAAACGAGAAGTTGCTCTGCGGCAAAGTAGTTCCATCGTCTTAAGCCTGTCAAAATTTATGAGATCATAAACGTCAGGTAGGACGATCGATGTGAACTGCCACACTTTTCttttcaggaagaaaaaaaaaaaaacggtaaTATCTAAATGTTTCACTCGGCTGGATGTCACGTCAGAAAACCACAATTTTAGGGCAGATGAActctacagactgaaatgttTCACGAGCAAATGTTTTCACTGCATAATACTTACTTCCTTGTATCCCATCCTTTCTAACCACCGTTAATACAAAGTTGTCCACTTCTTGGTGAGGGGATGACAGGAAGCCAGAAAGTGCACCTGTTGGTAATATATGGGAAAAAGTTTCACGAATCAAATCATTTCACACTGAGGTTTTTGAGGTGaaaccaacaataacatttatgCCATAAACTGACTACATGCAGGAATACTTCACATATGTATATGCAGAAGATTAAGAAAAACTCTGGTCTCGGTTCAGCATTACCTGAGTCTGAATCCGACCCTTGTTGGGACTTAGATGGGGAGACTTTGGGCTCACTTGATTCTGGGACATCCCATGTAAGAATCCTCTGACCTGTGAAGCTGATACACGGGAGGAGAGATTATGTGtggccctttttaaaaaaagatcacaGCACACAGGACTCTGAGCTGTTTGTGCCCAATGTACCTCACGTTACACACTAAGGAGGCCAAGAAAATGCTTTCCTCCAAAGAAGTTCCCTTCTCAGGTTTGGCAATACACTGGTTATCTTCTGCCACAGTGAACGCAGCATTCTTCCCCGCTTTAGACGACTTGTACAGGCGGAAATTTCTGTTCTTTGTATAGACACCTATGTGTTGAAATAAAAAGCCACGGTACGTGAAGGGAAATTGTGTAAATGCATAtctttacacataaaaaaaggacataataatttttaaaaatctgatttcCCTCACCAAGATCCACAAAGAGAGAGTCTCGACCATCTTTGCTTTTCACCTGGAGGAAGCTGAGGTCTCTCCCTTCTTCTTTACGCCTCTTCATCTCTGGACTTGCTGCTTGAGTTCTACTCAGGGCGAATAAGTGCAAAATTTTAACCTTAAACACTGAGcacatagaaataaaaacatgcagtttttaCAGGTCTGGGAGAACAAACCGTGTTTCCACTCCATTATCAAGGTGGCTTCCATTTTTGGGTTTGTTCAGGACAGGCTGAAGAATTGCATGAATGAACCTCCCTACAAAATCCCAATCAGATGGAATATATGACTATTAAGCAGGTATTAACAGGCTGATGTTTTCCATGTAGGGCTGAACATACCAACATGAATGTTGTCTTTGAAAGCTGCTTGTTGAAGACAGAAGATGAGATGTCTGCTGAATTTCTCCTCAGTGCTGGAGTCCAGATTGAGGACATTTTTCGCAGAGCATTCAATCCCATAAACTTCCAATAACTTGTCACAGACGTACTGTCACCACACAAAGCAGAGAGGGgtaaacatatcaaatgtttagaCAAGAACTTTTACTATTTCATGGAAAACATGAGCTCAGTTTGAATTAGATGGATGCTGAATGATGCTAAATCACATACTGCATCTATTAAAGCAGCATGGCTTCATAGTAGAAGAGTCTAGGTGCAGTCCAGACCTTTTTCAATGGGACAAAATTTATCTCCCAGAAGTCCAGCAGCTAGTCTTTTCAGTTCCCAGGCATTTGCAgactgttgtttaaaaaaagacggGATGCCTTGCCCCACTTTTTTAAGACATGTTGCCATCAAATACAAAATGAgctattatttttcttaaaattatacattttcttAGTTTAGGCACTTCATAGTTTTTCTGTGCTTaactgtgaataaaatgtgggtcaaagagatttgcaaatctttgcattctgtttttattcacattatACGCAGGGCCCCACCTTTTGTGGACTTTGTGCTGTATAAATGTTTCTCACTAGTCAGACGTCAGGGTCCAGAAGCAAGTTATAACCATTTCTTTTCACAggttcattttcattattacaTTTCATTATTAGCGGTAAAATAAACTACTACTTCAAGAATTTCAAATCAggtttatttgtatatatttccaGTTGACAACAACAGCAGTCATTTCAAGGCTCACTATGAAAATACTACAGTCTATCTAAATCCATTCATAATTTATGTCTAAAAGTGTGTGAATCAAGCTGCTTTATTAAACTCCTTTGAACAGGAAgtagtaaaacagaaaaatggaccCCACCTGGATAAGCAAAGACACCATAGTTTTCCCATCAGATCCTTTGTTTGAAGGTTTGTGGAACTCCAAGTCCAAGTAGAGCTTACAGACAGCTCCCTCTGGTATCACCTCATAACAGTGCATCAAAGACTGTGTGTAAGTCCTGGAAAAATAACCAGAATCAACAGCTGAACATCAATTTTGTTACTGAACACAAAAGGAGCTGCATCTGAAGCGAGTAGTAACtgatatatattaatattaccTGTAGTAAAACCACAGCTCACTGTAACTGGTAACCAGGTAAATCCTTTGACCCATGgactccttttctttttcaagtgCAAAAACATGCACAGCCTTGAGAATGAAAGGCACAAAATTCAGCAACTTTCCCTCCACATACAGTATGGAAACATTAAAGTAGAAGGTCTTGTGTACCTCTTTGCAGCTCTGAGCAAAGCTGATAGCCATGGATTGACGAGGGAAGAGTTTCCAAACAGACGAAGGCTGGCAGGGCCACAGTCGAGGCTTGTAAGGTGTCGTCAGAGGATTTTTCTGGAACGACTGAGCGAGCTCCTCAACTTTCTTCAGTCGATCCCCCCACTTACTCATCTTCAAGTCCGTATTAACCTCCAATTAGCAAATTCTCTGTTATTCTCACTCAAGGACAGTTTCACTCAATGATCTTTAGTTATCCTGTCATTCTTCAACCTGAAATAAAAACTACATATGGCATATTGATTAGATACAGTTTAAGAATACTGTAACCTATAACCTGTGAACTTATAAACTGGCAACTCCATGCTGGGTATATAAAAGCTGACAAGCTACAAGGCGTCGCCACAGCAGGTAGTGTGATTTGCTTAAGTTTTATGTCCTTTATGCCCGTCCTCATGCAGCCCCAATGGGATTTCTGTGTCTCCCACAGGAATAGGACAAGTGACAAAGTGATTGCATTAACCACATCTCAAACCTGCCAAGTACAGCAGCCAAGtaagtaacagtaacagtaagtAAAGATGAGACACAGCCCACATATTCAGTTACTGTACTGAAGTACAAATTTGAAAACATGAGTATCAGTTTTGACTCGTTCTCTCTGCTCAGTATTTTCCAGATCGATtacaatttaaaacatcctcaaAAAAACATCTGTCGAAGACATAAGACAAAGTCAGATTAGACACCTTCTGCCACTGTGTGCCttctattttttatattttttagctgTTATCAGGCTCTGACCTTTTTTGCGCTGCTTTTATCTGATTATCAATTCAATAAAGACCTGGAACACTCAGATTGCATCCACATGGACAGCTCCCAAGTGAAAGGGTGTGTGTCCgcggaaaaaacataaaatagcttttttatatttattataatattCATGACATCCAAATGGGATGTGTTTCAGATCTAACTGTGACCAGCTTGTGTACTTTTCTTCAAATCTGGCAGCTGAGCCTTTGCAGTATGTAAAAATGGGCAAATATATTATATAGTAATAACAATTATATCCTGCTGCACATCTGCATGATATGTGAGTCATTTTACTCTAAAAAgtcaaaaatctgtttctgaAATGTcaagttttttgttcttttttacatgtaatgttgtCTTTTCCAAGTATGAGTACTTGTAAAGTACTCGTAAATACTTCTTCAGCCACTGTAATCTATCTACTGTACTACCTATTTGTCCACAGGCACAGACTGTTCACTTAGACAGTCTAAGTGAACAACAGTGAAACAGAGCTAATGTAACTGTAAGTTAGCTCGCATTAACTTTGAAGTGAGATAATGCTAAAGGTCACTAAGGTTTAAGGAGTTAATTAAATTGTTTTACCGTTGTGTTTATGTCCACCTAGTCTCTCGTCACTCGGTCAAGATGAGTGGTTACTACAGATGTAAACAGACGTGCGGAACATCACGTCTTGTTTTTCGTTTTTGGCGCGTCGGGAACCGGAATTGAGACTGTTTCCGGTTACAAGACCGTAGACAGCTGTTGGCAGCCAGAAAACAGCAGTTTTTCTGACCTTCACAGTTCGTTTTTTAAAGTCTGAAGTGTTTATACATACAAAAGCCCTTAATATTAAGTACTGTCGGTACCGTAAACACCAACAGCACAGGATTTACACTTCCTGGATTAAAACTGcgttttaacaaaataaaagtcttgATTTGAACTATATTACAGCATTTCATACGTAATATaaaggtatttattatttttgtcttaCATAATTTCCTCCCATCTGCCAAAATCATCTTTTAACTGTGATTCACATGTTTTGGAAAACTGAGGACGAGGACAGCCACTCAGTCACGTGGAATCAAGAAATCATATAAACCCAGCAATGTGGCTGAATTCAAACTAAAGAAAGAGAGTGGGCTAAAATTAATCCACAGTTACGTGAAAGACTCACTGCCAGTCGTCACAAATGTGTGGCATAACtagtaataaatatatatatatatatatatatatatatatatatatatatatatatatatatatatatatatatatatatatat
Coding sequences within:
- the primpol gene encoding DNA-directed primase/polymerase protein — encoded protein: MSKWGDRLKKVEELAQSFQKNPLTTPYKPRLWPCQPSSVWKLFPRQSMAISFAQSCKEAVHVFALEKEKESMGQRIYLVTSYSELWFYYRTYTQSLMHCYEVIPEGAVCKLYLDLEFHKPSNKGSDGKTMVSLLIQYVCDKLLEVYGIECSAKNVLNLDSSTEEKFSRHLIFCLQQAAFKDNIHVGRFIHAILQPVLNKPKNGSHLDNGVETRTQAASPEMKRRKEEGRDLSFLQVKSKDGRDSLFVDLGVYTKNRNFRLYKSSKAGKNAAFTVAEDNQCIAKPEKGTSLEESIFLASLVCNVSFTGQRILTWDVPESSEPKVSPSKSQQGSDSDSGALSGFLSSPHQEVDNFVLTVVRKDGIQGSLRRWNYFAAEQLLVYDIAKYRWCENVGRFHKSNNIMIVVDLKEDVWYQKCHDPECRNFRSSSYPLPQEICISYVLTLDEEDQVYLMDDAGNIESSQEHKPMGPQSTTHTEEEKSDVWGDERDDQDYLESLDDFEEKSEEISDQLLLSCMADFDSQ